The genomic region tgtcggaggtgcggcggagcctggcggagggacagctgttggagcggtcgagtccctgctgacgtcgtcctgcttccgtaagagagctgggggccgccgtcgtcatagagcttgtggagcgccatcattgcccctccggtggagctggccggatgggacgccggtcttgttctccgtgacccgagtcgattcggggtaggatgatgatggcgcttcctgttgacgtggcggtctgtgccctaggtctTCGtggtggcgcttcctgttgacgtggtggtaggatgattcggggtaggatgatgatggcgcttccgggtcttagcccgagtccgagccctcgggtcgggcggagcggagttcgccgtcttccgggtcttagcccgagtccgagccctggggtcgggcggggcggagttcgccgtggcgcctttggcaagacctgactgcctgtcagactcactctgtcgagtggcactgcagtcggagtggcgcaggcggtgctgtccttctgtcagactggccagtggagcggtggagtgacggcggtcacttcggctctgccgggggcgcgtgtcaggataaaggtgtcaggccacctttgcgttaaatgcccctgcaatttggtcagtcggtgtggcgatttagtcaaggttgcttctgagcgaagccaaggcctcgggcgagccggtgatgtgtccgccataaaaagggggcctcgggcgagacggaagtctctcgaggtcggctgcccttggccgaggctaggctcgggtgaagcgtgatcgagtcattcgtgtggactgatccctgacttaatcgtacccatcaggcctttgcagctttatgctgatgggggttaccagctgagaattatgcgtcttgagggtacccctaattatggtccccgacacccccTCAACTAATGGGATTATACCCTTAGAGCATGTACAACCCTATTAAAGGAACATATCTTGTGCACATGAATTAACAAAGTTCacaaaaattctgaaaaaaatGCATACATATTATTTCCATCTTACTCCAATTATTTGTAAACTTAAAGTTCAGATTTATTATAATTTAGCTGTAATAAAAAAAGATAAATTTTTTGACAAGTTTAAATTAGAAAATTTGCAAAAATGCTATCTTTTTATTACATCTAAAATATGGCGAATTTGAACTTGAAATTGTGTATGTAATAGGAGTAGAATGAAATGAAAAGAATATGTATAAGTTTTTTAGATTTTTTTAAACTTTGTTAGATCATGTGCAACGAATATTTTTTCCTAATTAAATGAGGGGTTTTTAAGAGGCTAAGTTAAAAAAATAAGAGAGACTCTTTGAGATCAGCCCATCTATATATAACTCTCTATATACTGTATTTATTATTTTAGGAGCTGAGAATCATTTTATATATTTAGAAAATGGACTTAGGGTtgtactcgaagaagaaataACTGTAGCAGTACTCCAAGAGGAAATAACGCGATCTTTTCAGCTTTATTGACTTTGTCACACTATATATACGGTATAGGGCCTTTCCACACAGGCGTTAGCGGCACCGTTGCTACAACTACAAAACGACACAACCGTATGACTGTCTGTACGAGTACCGTGCCGTGCGCGCGTGGCAGGAAGGCCTCCAACGAATCAACAAATTCCCATTCCTAGCTAACCTAGATCCGGTGCACACAGCGTGTTGTGTGTGCGTGCGTGTGTGTATACTGCACGTATCTGAATTCTGAATGCGAAGGCGAGCGTGCACGCTACGTATACCCCCGCCGTACACGTACAGCAGGCTACAGACACCGCCGCCGCACCGAGATTGGTGGACCGGCTCCGCATCCCCCTCGCCAGCTCTAGCCTCTCCCTCTAGCAGAGGAGCGAGTCGACGAACAGGTCGTCCCGCGGCTCGTCCTTGGCCGCGTAGCCGCCGCCGtaccctcctcctccgccgctcaGCATCTCCAGGGTGTAGGGCTGCTGATGACGATGATCCATCTGGCCGCCGCCGGAGCCCAGCagtggcgcggcggccgccgcgcggcTGGCGGCGCCGCGGCCCACGGGCACGTCGTGGTTGTGCTTGCCCTCGTACGTGGTGATCACGGCGCGCGCGTCGTGGCACGCGCGCTCCACGTGCTTCCGCACGGGGCACCCCGCCGTGGTGCACTTGTAGTAGCTCCGCGGGTTCGGGTTCCCCTTCACCACCTTCTGCCCGTACTTGCGCCACCGGAACCCGTCGTCCAGGATGTCGATGTCGCTCAGCGTCTGTACCACCAGCCGCGGCTCGCGCACCGGCTTGCCGCCGCCGGCGCCTGAGCTGCCTTCGTTCTCACCGTCCTCCGCCTTCCTGATCAATAATAAAGCGGACATACATGGTGGTGTATATATGAGTTCCACGAACACAGGAAACACACGGCACCGCGTGCCTCAACTCGTGAAGGATCGGAAGAGCAGCGAATCGATCTGGTGAGATAATCACACGTACCAGCGCTTGGCGTCGGGCTCGTCACCGCCGCTCCGCTGCGACCCGTTCTCCGCCTCGTCGTCGCCGAACGTGACGGACGAGTTCTCGGCGGTGGCGCCGCCGGAGTGCTCCGGGCCGCCGCAGCCAGAGAGGCTGCTGTTGTTGGCGGCCTgctcctccgccgccgccacGCCGCCGGAGGAGTTGCGGCGCGTGGACAGCGGCTTGGGGTGGTTGTGCGCGCCCTTGTACACGATCTGCGTGACGCGCCCGTCGGCCAGGGACCGCTCCACCTTCTTCTTCATGGAGCAGCTGTGGTACGTGCACTTGTAGTAGCTGCGCGGGTTCTCGCTCCCCTTAACCTGCTTCTGCCCGTACTTGCGCCAGTTGTACCCGTCCTCAAGCTtggtgccgccgccgccgccgctggcctTGTTGCTCGACGGGACGGCGCTCTTGGTCGCCGCTTCgacttgctgttgctgctgctcctGCACGACGACCACTGTCAGCTACTTGCTTCTGTTTGGTAGCTTTAGTAGCTTGTGATACAGCAACAAGCAATTCCTATTATTTCCTACCTTGAAGGAAGGGAAGGACGTGGTCTGCGCGGGCATGGTGGGCGCGTGGAAGGAGAAGTCGTTGAAGGCGCTGCCGACCGCAGCCCGGCTGTCGTCTTGCTGAGACTGAGACGCGATCAGGTCGGCGGCATGCTTCCAGTCGAACCTCTGCGCCGGGATGGCGCCGGTGGTGGGCGACGCGAAGAAGTTCGAGGAAGAGTGGAGCAGGACGGGCGAGTCCAGCAGCTCGGCGGGGCTGAGCCCGGGCGGGATGGAGAAGTAGGAGGAGGGCGACATCGGCGGCGGCGAGATGGGCAGGCTGGGCGGCTGCGCCGACTTGAACTTGGGCACGCctacgccgccgcccctggtggcGCCGCGGTGGAACAGCCCCCTCGGCGACCGCTCCTGATGATCGGCGCCCGCGGCTCCTACCATGTCCGCTGCTGCCCCAGAGAGCAGCTCCGTGAAGGAGGTGATGAAGGGCGGCGGCGTGAACGTGAACCCGCCGTGCTCCAAGCTCCCCGTCGAGGACGCCATGGCGAGCGACGCAGAGCGGAGCAGCCAGGCGGAGGTCGAGATCCAGGGGGAGAGATCAGATCAGAGATTGGGTGCGTGCGTCACCGGTAGAGGAGTGGCTGACGGGAGTGGTTGCTCGGTGGCTGGGGTGCCGTTTATAGCGGACGGTAGTCGCGCGGTGAATTGCCAGCCGCGGCTAGTGTGGGGGCGCTTACTAAGCAATGGCTTCACTTACTGGTGGGGACGAAGTCAGGTGGGACCAAAATCTCAGTGGGGCTCAGAGGCTGAACTGAACGTGAACGTGTTGGAAACGGGATGCTTCTCGGAAGGGAGGAGTTTGACGCAGAGGTGTGTGTACGTCAAAGCTCGTGCGGTTTGACTGGTCAGACGAggcggcgacgtgggggttccggtTCCGGGAAGCAGAGGCCGTGTGGGTCTGTGGGATGCGGGGTCGCGTCTCGCTCGTGGCTTGTCCCCACCCCACGGGTAGGAATGGAtgcatcggagtcggacgagTGGGACCCTGCTGGGCATGCTGCTGATGTGGGACAAAAATGTGTTTTTTCCCctcataataataatagaacatatTTAACAGCTTGGAACGGCTGATCCTAGCGTGAATCGCTTCCAAACAGGAATATGGAGAGAAACGCTTCACAATGGATCCTTCGAATCTGTTCGAACCAGAATTgagcgtgcggacggtccgcgcctgtgggccggacggtccgcgcgtgcgcagaacagattagggttccgagttttgtgctacggttgttagctatattcgcgggattagctcggaatcagttgtgtaaagggtccagcccccctcctctataaatagagaggtctacagccgatttgtaatcatcaacaatcgaatcaatacaacttttattcgcattttatcctaggagtagttctagtctagtttaggtttagcctctcaatccccaaattctccgcctctcctcgactctacgtcgattagaggagtctaggtcggtctacccgagcctagacaccacctaggatctctactccccgacggggtccctcccgggagcgagatccaggcgccgtcggcgatcttccgtcgtccctgcgtacgcgcggaccgtccggccccagggcgcggaccgtccggccgtcaggcaggagccctagccgcgcaccaggccgcggaccgtccggccccaggccgcggacagtccgcccttgcgcagagagcaccaccgcgcctcgcaccaggccgcggaccgtccggcccctgcgcgcggaccgtccgcccctgtgcagaaggCACCGCCacagttcttgttgagtgtttggcgctccaaaaaggcgtcaacatactttttggcgactccgctggggacaacacatatagacctatcaaatcggccctcaatggccggttcaaaagatagctctgaggtttccaccagcaatatcatcacaccgacatgggaagccttgccggctgaagaacaacttctgttcgaggagcgccaggagcagctgatccaagaagcaaaggcgaagttcctggctgacttcaaagtggacaggaacaacaaagtcgttcggcaacgggcgacagatctggcttcgctccgacctactacgattaccccaaatgtaagtagcaccaacgaactccaatctcttaaagcttacatagacgaacagcgagaacagatgcaaaatatcataggggttatgcaaaacgattgtaggagactagtacgtgcatttgataaatctagtatagcaaattttccttcacacgaggttgaattaggagataatacacgtaatacatcggctaaaggttgtcacgaccagtcacaacccccttatgggatgccgatggacacgtaccctgagcaaacgcaaatcggcagtaaaccagccgatctacacatgtccggaccgtccgctcgcgagcgcggaccgtccgggtcagccacagtcgggcccatttttaatgagttacctagatacgcacccgagccaccacatagggcaccgaatttaaactatccagtcggacggtccgcatacaacgacggacggtccacatataatcacggacggtccgggtacgtatccggacagtccgcgcatgagtcttttgagggggattattacctgaatcctcgcccgtcccaacaacacttctcatcacattatgcaatgcaccagcccattaattcaggatccagagcccaggaaagcttcccggccccacctagaaggacgGAAAGAGACGATCAAACATATGAGCCATATagcgcaaatggaaatgcaccacgtagctcaaaccaatggggggaacgacaacatactaacatgcaaccaaccccacctatgtttgaccagagagccggtggtcttgcaccggctgccattggtatagtgagggaagaaatagccggggcgttccgagataagctcggagtaagcatgatccctggggggcaatcatatcggaagccttatgacagccgatttgatcaccacccatacccacagggaactaggatacccgagtttgcaaagttttcgggtgaccaaggaaagagcacgcgtgagcacataggccagttccttgcacaattaggagaattggctgacaccgaagcattccgtgtgcgtttattttcattatccttaatagggactgcattcacatggtatgccacgctccctcctaattccattttgtcatggggagacttagagcaaaaatttcatgaacacttcttctctggtgattatgagctagatttagtagacttagtgaccctacgacaagaaaaggatgaatcggttagtgattatatccggagattccagaatacgagaaaccgatgctttcaaattcatctaacagataaacaactggcgggaatagcctttgatggattgcgctattatttaaaagagagattagaaggcatccagttctttactctagcacaattacatcagagagcttcggcttgtgaaagccgaagcaaagaactagtcagaacggttcatcataatgtccctatagtagaacacaatcaaagtagttcggacgatgaaccaaagaaagtttacactgccgaaatagtttggcccgagcaggccaaatcttcggcttgctactccttgcagtcagttcaaaaggaacgacaagaggaggttaagtttacatttaatgtcggcaaatgtgataagatattcgatgaattactaaaaaatggtaacattaaaattgattatatcgttccacctgccgacgaactaaagcgtcgcgcatactgcaagtggcacaactcattttcacatgccactaatgattgtaatgtgttccgacgacaaattcaatcggccattaatgagggacgattgaaatttcaggaggacacggagcccttcccaatgaatgtgatcgactttaatggcaaaaaggtcctaattcggcccaacacagccgataagggcaaagacaaagaagtcatcatcggcaacgcacgggaggccgatggaaacaacaaaatttcttgcaggaaagtgatggccgagaagactcctgatggaggggagacactgaaggtaaccatcacaaactccagcgctggggggcaagcacagacaaggggatatgcgcgagaacccatactacacatcgcggacggtccggtgtctaggcgcgga from Zea mays cultivar B73 chromosome 6, Zm-B73-REFERENCE-NAM-5.0, whole genome shotgun sequence harbors:
- the LOC100281558 gene encoding WRKY transcription factor WRKY24 isoform X1, which codes for MASSTGSLEHGGFTFTPPPFITSFTELLSGAAADMVGAAGADHQERSPRGLFHRGATRGGGVGVPKFKSAQPPSLPISPPPMSPSSYFSIPPGLSPAELLDSPVLLHSSSNFFASPTTGAIPAQRFDWKHAADLIASQSQQDDSRAAVGSAFNDFSFHAPTMPAQTTSFPSFKQQQQVEAATKSAVPSSNKASGGGGGTKLEDGYNWRKYGQKQVKGSENPRSYYKCTYHSCSMKKKVERSLADGRVTQIVYKGAHNHPKPLSTRRNSSGGVAAAEEQAANNSSLSGCGGPEHSGGATAENSSVTFGDDEAENGSQRSGGDEPDAKRWKAEDGENEGSSGAGGGKPVREPRLVVQTLSDIDILDDGFRWRKYGQKVVKGNPNPRSYYKCTTAGCPVRKHVERACHDARAVITTYEGKHNHDVPVGRGAASRAAAAAPLLGSGGGQMDHRHQQPYTLEMLSGGGGGYGGGYAAKDEPRDDLFVDSLLC
- the LOC100281558 gene encoding WRKY transcription factor WRKY24, with the translated sequence MASSTGSLEHGGFTFTPPPFITSFTELLSGAAADMVGAAGADHQERSPRGLFHRGATRGGGVGVPKFKSAQPPSLPISPPPMSPSSYFSIPPGLSPAELLDSPVLLHSSSNFFASPTTGAIPAQRFDWKHAADLIASQSQQDDSRAAVGSAFNDFSFHAPTMPAQTTSFPSFKEQQQQQVEAATKSAVPSSNKASGGGGGTKLEDGYNWRKYGQKQVKGSENPRSYYKCTYHSCSMKKKVERSLADGRVTQIVYKGAHNHPKPLSTRRNSSGGVAAAEEQAANNSSLSGCGGPEHSGGATAENSSVTFGDDEAENGSQRSGGDEPDAKRWKAEDGENEGSSGAGGGKPVREPRLVVQTLSDIDILDDGFRWRKYGQKVVKGNPNPRSYYKCTTAGCPVRKHVERACHDARAVITTYEGKHNHDVPVGRGAASRAAAAAPLLGSGGGQMDHRHQQPYTLEMLSGGGGGYGGGYAAKDEPRDDLFVDSLLC